From Candidatus Eremiobacterota bacterium, the proteins below share one genomic window:
- a CDS encoding TonB-dependent receptor, translating into MLAAVIAPWFCAPLSAAETTGAIEGVVSAGDRAAIVRATITATSPSGRYDVVSDAAGRYAIVAAVPDTYDLSIGATGFRSVTVHGITVYPGRTARVDIVLTRQLQEIGRVRAQSSGPFAAGTPQDAYVVSGAAARAPASASSSGLAAYTAGSVQGTIAAVPGVQQDQFANAIVRGGKVQDVAFSFDAVPVPQAIVAEPGGNVIGAQLPATGTGYTTVTSAGFGANGDDALAGVVDEVPRTGVFPARTTLSAGFGLLGAAHDVELERLWASPSLRQRYAVDATLGSRAIRYGDGTTFYPAEAATYGLALGSRATWSIAANAHFALGRRDDLELLTLTGEATFDQYGTPFAGETYGEFDGPAARFPGERSPSAAVTTPTRIRGTYAVEKVQLLRSYDRSYARVRLYQSRYGSQTSAPFFDDLSFPNGVVSYAGRQSGVLTGLGIDAQSLAAEHHRVAYGIDLRRQTSFLDQIVPTLDQRLVSNPVLTSALAYVSDAWSPSANVTLQAALRANATRVARSDGRRYDAGAVDPHLSGVVRFGGGALRLAYDHTTVAPKPLEAERIDRAQPGAPFVPLAAERGDSYELSYERATPRARLRVTAFSKDERNRIDVVPTGFRTGGNAFGVAQNVGALLATGAELALDRGPFTFSATYVRARSSSASQFGLNDLNAPALAANHLFPVGYVPDFSAIAGYRARAGSITIVPAVSYESGYPYGNGRKVWIYGANAVPVQVQNDNHVNPGYSYYFLRDPSLPYDAATNPVVGSLGTPDGDDPNTLRTPPLVLVSLHAEAPVSPRVTASIDVTNLFATARPTQLQGNPYLIGPPGYAGGDPLYAAWYGRRYTGAPYLLGNGVPTNDGQTQAVPWTYGTAGYVPSSYPEARAVYLRLQLRL; encoded by the coding sequence GTGCTCGCGGCGGTAATCGCTCCTTGGTTCTGCGCTCCGCTCTCCGCCGCCGAGACGACCGGTGCGATCGAAGGGGTCGTGAGCGCCGGAGACCGCGCGGCGATCGTGCGCGCGACGATAACGGCGACCTCGCCTTCCGGGCGGTACGATGTCGTTTCCGATGCTGCTGGACGCTACGCGATCGTCGCCGCCGTTCCGGACACCTACGACCTCTCGATCGGCGCGACGGGCTTTCGTTCGGTGACCGTGCACGGGATCACCGTCTACCCCGGACGCACGGCGCGCGTCGACATCGTGCTGACGCGGCAACTGCAAGAGATCGGGCGCGTGCGCGCGCAGTCGTCCGGTCCGTTCGCCGCCGGCACGCCGCAAGACGCGTACGTCGTGAGCGGTGCGGCCGCGCGCGCGCCGGCGAGCGCGTCGTCGTCGGGGCTTGCAGCATACACGGCGGGCAGCGTCCAAGGCACGATCGCCGCCGTTCCCGGCGTGCAGCAGGACCAGTTCGCGAACGCGATCGTGCGCGGCGGCAAAGTGCAGGACGTCGCGTTCAGCTTCGACGCGGTTCCGGTCCCGCAGGCGATCGTCGCCGAGCCGGGCGGCAACGTGATCGGTGCGCAATTGCCTGCGACCGGAACCGGCTACACGACCGTGACCAGCGCGGGCTTCGGGGCGAACGGCGACGACGCGCTGGCCGGCGTCGTCGACGAAGTCCCGCGCACCGGCGTTTTCCCGGCACGAACGACGCTCTCGGCGGGGTTCGGGCTGCTCGGCGCGGCGCACGACGTCGAGCTGGAACGCTTGTGGGCATCGCCCTCGCTGCGCCAGCGCTACGCCGTCGACGCGACCCTGGGCAGCCGCGCGATCCGCTACGGCGACGGGACGACGTTCTATCCGGCCGAAGCGGCGACGTACGGCTTGGCGCTCGGCTCGCGCGCGACGTGGTCCATAGCCGCGAACGCGCACTTCGCGCTGGGCCGTCGCGACGATCTCGAGCTGCTCACGCTCACCGGCGAGGCGACGTTCGACCAGTACGGGACGCCGTTCGCGGGCGAGACGTACGGCGAGTTCGACGGGCCGGCGGCGCGCTTTCCCGGCGAACGCTCGCCGTCCGCCGCGGTGACGACGCCGACGCGGATCCGCGGCACGTACGCGGTCGAGAAGGTTCAATTGCTGCGGTCGTACGATCGCTCCTACGCGCGAGTGCGGCTCTACCAATCGCGCTACGGTTCGCAGACGAGCGCGCCGTTCTTCGACGACCTCTCGTTTCCGAACGGCGTCGTCTCGTACGCGGGCCGGCAGAGCGGTGTCCTCACCGGGCTCGGGATCGACGCGCAAAGCCTGGCCGCGGAGCACCACCGCGTCGCGTACGGCATCGACCTGCGGCGGCAGACCTCGTTCCTCGATCAGATCGTGCCGACGCTGGACCAGCGCCTGGTCTCGAACCCGGTGCTGACGTCTGCGCTCGCCTACGTTTCGGACGCGTGGTCGCCGTCGGCGAACGTGACGCTGCAAGCGGCGTTGCGCGCGAACGCGACCCGCGTCGCCCGTAGCGACGGTCGCCGATACGACGCCGGCGCGGTCGATCCGCACCTCTCCGGCGTGGTGCGGTTCGGTGGCGGCGCGTTGCGGCTCGCGTACGATCACACGACGGTCGCGCCGAAGCCGCTCGAGGCCGAGCGGATCGACCGCGCCCAGCCCGGCGCGCCGTTCGTTCCGCTCGCTGCCGAGCGCGGTGATTCCTACGAGCTCTCGTACGAGCGCGCGACGCCGCGCGCGCGCCTGCGCGTCACGGCGTTCAGCAAGGACGAGCGCAACCGGATCGACGTCGTGCCGACCGGCTTCCGCACCGGCGGCAACGCCTTCGGCGTCGCGCAGAACGTCGGCGCGCTGCTGGCGACCGGCGCCGAGCTCGCGCTCGACCGCGGTCCGTTCACCTTCTCGGCGACGTACGTGCGGGCGCGCTCGTCGAGCGCCTCGCAGTTCGGATTGAACGACCTCAACGCGCCCGCGCTCGCCGCGAACCATCTCTTTCCGGTCGGGTACGTGCCGGATTTCAGCGCGATCGCCGGCTACCGTGCGCGCGCCGGCAGCATAACGATCGTCCCGGCCGTCTCGTACGAGAGCGGCTATCCGTACGGCAACGGCCGCAAAGTGTGGATCTACGGCGCGAACGCCGTGCCCGTGCAAGTGCAAAACGACAACCACGTCAACCCAGGCTACAGCTACTACTTCCTGCGCGATCCGAGCCTGCCGTACGACGCCGCGACGAATCCGGTCGTCGGCTCGCTCGGCACGCCCGACGGCGACGATCCGAACACGCTGCGCACGCCGCCGCTCGTGCTCGTCTCACTCCATGCCGAAGCGCCTGTTTCGCCGCGCGTGACGGCCTCGATCGACGTCACGAACCTGTTCGCCACCGCGCGCCCGACGCAGCTGCAAGGAAACCCGTATCTCATCGGCCCGCCCGGCTACGCGGGCGGCGACCCGCTCTACGCAGCGTGGTACGGCCGGCGCTACACAGGTGCGCCGTACCTGCTCGGCAACGGCGTCCCGACGAACGACGGCCAAACTCAGGCGGTGCCGTGGACGTACGGGACCGCAGGCTACGTCCCGTCGTCGTATCCGGAGGCGCGCGCGGTCTACTTGCGCCTTCAACTGCGCCTGTAG
- a CDS encoding nitroreductase has translation MDVYEAIRARCSVAQVSPEPPERAVVERLLEAATWAPYHHVREPWRFVVIGGAARARLGEIAAATLRFDDVPPDTQAKVRDKERGKFERAPLVVATIALPAGDEIDREENYAATVAATQNLLLAATAEGLSAFWRTGRLAREPAILDALGVKEGERVVAYVYLGYPLRPAPPRAREPAAGKTEWMQ, from the coding sequence GTGGACGTTTACGAAGCGATTCGCGCGCGGTGCAGCGTTGCGCAAGTGAGTCCCGAGCCGCCCGAGCGCGCCGTCGTCGAGCGCCTGCTCGAGGCGGCCACCTGGGCGCCGTACCACCACGTGCGCGAACCGTGGCGCTTCGTCGTCATCGGCGGCGCCGCGCGCGCACGGCTTGGAGAGATCGCGGCCGCAACGCTGCGCTTCGACGACGTCCCGCCCGACACGCAAGCGAAAGTCCGCGACAAGGAGCGCGGCAAGTTCGAGCGCGCGCCGCTGGTCGTCGCGACGATCGCGCTGCCGGCCGGCGACGAGATCGACCGCGAGGAGAACTATGCCGCCACGGTCGCGGCGACGCAGAACTTGCTGCTCGCGGCGACCGCCGAAGGGTTGAGCGCGTTCTGGCGCACCGGCCGGCTGGCGCGCGAGCCCGCGATCCTGGACGCGCTCGGCGTCAAAGAAGGCGAACGGGTGGTGGCCTACGTCTATCTCGGCTACCCGCTGCGCCCGGCGCCACCACGCGCTCGCGAGCCCGCCGCCGGCAAGACGGAGTGGATGCAGTAG
- a CDS encoding DUF72 domain-containing protein: MHLRNVRVGTVGLTVPAAVRERFDDAGTHLQRYATRFSCAEINSSFYRSHRQSTYARWAASVPDDFRFAAKVPKEITHVRRFADSVEPLERFLAETSALGPKRAVLLVQLPPSFAFDSALASAFFASVRERYDGGLACEPRHASWFSVDSDALLRSFEVARVAADPTVVPAAAVPGGWDGFAYYRLHGSPRTYYSAYDEAALRAVANRLRAEARPAWCIFDNTAFGAAAGNALQLSQLL, translated from the coding sequence ATGCATCTCCGGAACGTGCGCGTCGGGACGGTGGGGTTGACGGTTCCCGCGGCGGTCCGCGAACGGTTCGACGATGCAGGGACGCACCTGCAGCGGTACGCGACGCGGTTCTCGTGTGCGGAGATCAACTCGTCGTTCTACCGATCGCACCGGCAATCGACGTACGCGCGCTGGGCGGCGAGCGTGCCGGACGACTTTCGCTTTGCGGCGAAGGTTCCGAAAGAGATCACCCACGTGCGGCGGTTCGCCGACAGCGTCGAACCGCTCGAACGATTTCTCGCTGAAACCTCGGCGCTCGGCCCAAAGCGCGCGGTGCTCCTGGTGCAGCTGCCGCCCAGCTTTGCGTTCGACTCCGCGCTCGCAAGCGCGTTCTTCGCATCGGTGCGCGAGCGGTACGACGGCGGGCTGGCATGCGAGCCGCGCCACGCGTCGTGGTTTTCGGTGGACTCGGATGCGCTGCTGCGGAGTTTCGAGGTCGCGCGCGTAGCGGCCGATCCGACGGTCGTTCCGGCCGCGGCGGTTCCGGGCGGCTGGGACGGGTTCGCGTACTACCGTCTGCACGGGTCGCCTCGCACCTACTATTCTGCGTACGACGAGGCCGCGCTGCGCGCCGTCGCGAACCGCCTTCGCGCCGAGGCGCGGCCGGCGTGGTGCATCTTCGACAACACGGCGTTCGGCGCAGCGGCTGGAAACGCGCTCCAACTGAGCCAGCTCCTTTAG
- a CDS encoding HAMP domain-containing histidine kinase, protein MHAPDAPGLLPRLSAFEARLGVLRGPRPVLVVRLPELERVAWRRGLRAARALERKATAAFSTAVSRVLRTGDLVAHDGGSDVFVAALLAPTRDGGTVAAPVDVRTALARIGAAMESATRLDVHTGWTTYDRDADVGAFEALIERALARGAQERERYAFFSSVGHELRTPLASIRGYLETLLDDGVDARTRERFVRIAYNESLRLSRLVDGMFEISLLDLHATFPAPACASLSDALCAARDACAAGAVARGVGIEMEDVAPLQVAIDGDRLTLVLVNLIDNAVKHGRSGGAVFVSADLGDERFVRVYVDDDGPGVMASDRERVFALGERGPSDSHGNGIGLALVRLLAERAGGRVDSDESPLGGARFTVLLPRA, encoded by the coding sequence TTGCACGCGCCTGATGCGCCGGGGCTGCTGCCGCGGCTGAGCGCATTCGAAGCGCGGCTCGGCGTCCTGCGCGGGCCGCGGCCGGTGCTCGTAGTGCGATTGCCGGAGCTGGAGCGGGTCGCCTGGCGGCGCGGGCTGCGCGCGGCGCGCGCGCTCGAGCGCAAAGCGACGGCGGCGTTCTCGACCGCGGTCTCCCGCGTGCTGCGCACCGGCGACTTGGTCGCGCACGACGGCGGGAGCGACGTGTTCGTCGCGGCGCTGCTCGCGCCGACGCGCGACGGCGGAACCGTTGCGGCGCCGGTCGACGTGCGCACCGCGCTGGCCCGGATCGGCGCCGCGATGGAGAGCGCGACGCGGCTCGACGTGCACACCGGCTGGACCACGTACGACCGCGACGCCGACGTGGGCGCGTTCGAAGCGCTTATCGAGCGCGCGCTGGCGCGCGGCGCGCAAGAGCGCGAGCGCTACGCCTTTTTCTCCTCGGTCGGCCACGAGCTGCGCACGCCGCTCGCTTCGATTCGCGGCTACCTGGAGACGCTGCTCGACGACGGCGTCGACGCGCGCACGCGCGAGCGCTTCGTGCGCATCGCCTACAACGAGTCGCTGCGGCTGAGCCGCCTGGTCGACGGAATGTTCGAGATCTCGCTGTTGGACCTACATGCGACGTTTCCCGCGCCGGCATGCGCATCGCTCTCGGATGCTCTTTGCGCTGCGCGTGACGCGTGCGCCGCCGGCGCGGTCGCGCGCGGCGTCGGGATCGAGATGGAGGACGTGGCACCGCTGCAGGTTGCGATCGACGGCGACCGCCTCACGCTGGTCCTGGTGAACCTCATCGACAACGCGGTGAAGCACGGGCGTTCCGGCGGTGCGGTGTTCGTCAGCGCTGATCTGGGCGACGAACGCTTCGTTCGCGTGTACGTGGACGACGACGGACCGGGAGTCATGGCGAGCGACCGTGAGCGCGTCTTCGCGCTCGGCGAGCGCGGCCCGAGCGACTCGCACGGAAACGGGATCGGGCTCGCGCTGGTGCGGCTATTGGCCGAACGGGCCGGCGGCCGCGTAGACTCGGACGAATCACCGCTCGGCGGAGCACGCTTCACCGTTCTGCTGCCGCGCGCGTAA
- a CDS encoding response regulator transcription factor — MAVTRIVVAEDDPSIRELLVHHLERDGFRCEQAPDGPQALRLARSGADVLILDLGLPMLDGFEIVRALRREGRALPILVLTARGEEIDRVVGLEIGADDYVIKPFSPREIVARVKAIARRANLTLNTAPVLLRFDRLEVDQAAREARVDGVDLGLKPREFALLLELAQSPGVALSRQELLERVWGYEYDGEARTVDTHVRRLRRTLEEHGLAPLLHTCHGFGYKFARA; from the coding sequence ATGGCGGTTACGCGAATCGTAGTCGCGGAGGACGATCCGTCGATCCGCGAGCTGCTCGTCCATCATTTGGAGCGGGACGGTTTCCGGTGCGAGCAGGCGCCGGACGGTCCGCAGGCGCTGCGGCTGGCGCGCAGCGGCGCCGACGTGCTGATCCTCGACCTTGGTTTGCCGATGCTCGACGGGTTCGAGATCGTGCGCGCGCTGCGCCGCGAAGGCCGTGCGCTCCCGATCCTGGTGCTCACCGCGCGGGGCGAAGAGATCGACCGCGTCGTCGGGCTGGAGATCGGTGCCGACGACTACGTGATCAAGCCGTTCTCGCCGCGCGAGATCGTCGCGCGCGTCAAGGCGATCGCGCGCCGCGCGAACCTGACGCTGAACACGGCGCCGGTGCTGCTGCGGTTCGACCGGCTCGAAGTCGACCAAGCGGCGCGCGAGGCGCGCGTCGACGGCGTCGACCTCGGGCTCAAGCCGCGGGAGTTCGCGCTGCTGCTCGAGCTCGCGCAGAGCCCGGGCGTCGCGCTTTCGCGGCAAGAGCTGCTCGAGCGCGTGTGGGGTTACGAGTACGACGGCGAAGCGCGCACCGTCGACACGCACGTGCGCAGGCTGCGGCGCACGCTCGAAGAGCACGGCCTGGCGCCGCTGCTGCACACCTGCCACGGCTTCGGGTACAAGTTTGCACGCGCCTGA
- a CDS encoding SOS response-associated peptidase translates to MCARFSLAGPERIAGRYPQFTMPKHWPKRYNVAPTQDVLAARNDQSREIVALRWGLVPFWAKDLSIGQTMINARAETLAEKPAFRSALQQRRCVIFADGFYEWTGPKNKRRPYRFTLEDEAPFTFAGLWERWGPKDAKVDTCTIVTCPPNELLASFHDRMPAILDDAALETWLYGDVAEALGTIIPYDARRMQSVPVTPEMNRTTFDEPSAIEPIAAPISLF, encoded by the coding sequence ATGTGTGCGCGCTTTTCGCTGGCCGGACCCGAACGGATCGCCGGCCGCTACCCGCAGTTCACGATGCCGAAGCACTGGCCGAAGCGCTACAACGTCGCGCCGACGCAGGACGTGCTCGCCGCGCGCAACGACCAAAGCCGCGAGATCGTAGCGCTGCGCTGGGGCCTGGTCCCGTTCTGGGCGAAAGATCTTTCGATCGGGCAGACGATGATCAACGCGCGCGCCGAGACGCTGGCGGAAAAACCTGCCTTTCGCAGCGCCTTGCAGCAGCGCCGCTGCGTGATCTTCGCCGACGGCTTCTACGAGTGGACGGGTCCCAAGAACAAGCGCCGGCCGTACCGCTTCACGCTGGAGGACGAGGCGCCGTTCACGTTCGCCGGGCTGTGGGAGCGCTGGGGCCCGAAGGACGCCAAGGTCGACACCTGCACGATCGTCACGTGCCCGCCGAACGAGCTGCTGGCCTCGTTCCACGACCGCATGCCGGCGATCCTCGACGACGCCGCGCTCGAGACGTGGCTGTACGGCGACGTCGCCGAGGCGCTCGGCACGATCATTCCGTACGACGCACGGCGGATGCAGTCGGTCCCCGTCACGCCCGAGATGAACCGCACGACGTTCGACGAGCCGAGCGCGATCGAGCCGATCGCAGCGCCGATCTCGCTGTTCTAG